A single window of Granulicella mallensis MP5ACTX8 DNA harbors:
- a CDS encoding glycosyltransferase, which produces MRIALLVPTLVIGGVERVFVNLANGLRQCGAEVDLVAGRAGGDMGRLLEKDIQIFDLESDRMMRSVPKIAKYLRARQPEALIAGMTHCSAAAVIARAIAGGKTKVIATEHNTMSQVIANASGLKYRLMPLWSRWALSATDAIVAVSGGVADDLSARTGIPRQKIQVIYNPVITEALQSAAAATVEHPWFQPGQPPVLLGVGRLDKQKDFPMLVQAFRIVRNQRPARLMILGEGPDRARIEQTIQEAGLAADVSLPGFEQNPYRFMKRAAVFAFSSQWEGFGVALVEALALGMPVVSTDCTYGPAEVLCNGRYGALVPVGDHKAMAQALLAALDNPKPIDSYKHLQQFTVRSVAASYLSLINH; this is translated from the coding sequence ATGAGAATCGCATTGTTGGTGCCGACGCTGGTGATCGGTGGCGTCGAACGCGTCTTCGTCAACCTGGCCAATGGCCTCCGCCAATGCGGCGCCGAAGTGGACCTGGTCGCAGGAAGGGCCGGCGGTGATATGGGGAGGCTCCTCGAAAAGGACATTCAGATCTTCGACCTCGAATCCGACCGCATGATGAGGAGCGTACCGAAGATCGCAAAGTATCTTCGGGCAAGGCAACCGGAGGCATTGATCGCCGGCATGACGCATTGCAGCGCCGCGGCAGTTATCGCAAGGGCAATCGCCGGCGGAAAAACAAAGGTCATCGCCACCGAACACAACACGATGTCGCAGGTCATAGCCAACGCCTCCGGGCTCAAATATCGCCTGATGCCGCTGTGGAGCCGATGGGCTCTCAGTGCAACAGACGCCATCGTGGCCGTCTCCGGCGGAGTCGCCGACGACCTCTCGGCGCGAACCGGAATCCCTCGGCAAAAAATTCAGGTTATTTACAATCCTGTCATCACAGAGGCCCTCCAATCCGCAGCCGCGGCAACGGTCGAACATCCATGGTTCCAGCCGGGCCAGCCGCCGGTGCTATTAGGCGTAGGCAGGCTGGATAAGCAGAAAGATTTTCCGATGCTGGTGCAGGCATTCCGCATCGTTAGAAACCAGCGCCCCGCTCGCCTGATGATCCTCGGCGAAGGTCCGGATAGAGCCCGCATCGAACAAACCATCCAGGAAGCCGGTCTCGCAGCGGACGTATCCCTCCCCGGCTTCGAACAGAACCCCTATCGATTCATGAAGCGTGCCGCCGTCTTTGCATTCTCATCGCAGTGGGAAGGATTCGGAGTAGCGTTGGTAGAGGCTCTGGCCCTGGGCATGCCCGTGGTCTCGACAGACTGCACATATGGCCCGGCAGAGGTGCTTTGCAATGGAAGATATGGCGCGCTCGTACCTGTAGGAGACCATAAAGCCATGGCGCAGGCCCTCTTAGCCGCCCTGGACAATCCAAAGCCAATCGATAGCTACAAGCACCTGCAGCAGTTCACCGTCCGCAGTGTCGCTGCGAGTTATCTGTCACTGATCAATCACTAG